In the Chryseobacterium sp. MYb264 genome, one interval contains:
- a CDS encoding PadR family transcriptional regulator, with protein MNTENTKAQMRKGILEFCILSLINHREMYVSDLIDELKKGKLDVVEGTLYPLLTRLKNGEFLSYRWEESTGGPPRKYYQITEKGKLFLTELQNTWAELTDSVNQITQKN; from the coding sequence ATGAATACTGAAAATACCAAAGCGCAAATGCGAAAAGGGATTCTGGAATTCTGTATTTTAAGTCTTATCAATCATCGTGAAATGTATGTTTCCGACCTTATAGATGAACTGAAAAAAGGAAAACTGGATGTAGTGGAAGGAACCCTCTACCCTCTTTTAACAAGATTAAAAAACGGAGAATTTTTATCTTACAGATGGGAAGAATCTACCGGAGGGCCCCCAAGAAAATATTATCAGATCACTGAAAAAGGTAAACTGTTTTTGACTGAACTTCAGAATACCTGGGCCGAGCTGACCGATTCAGTAAACCAAATCACTCAAAAAAATTAA
- a CDS encoding HD domain-containing protein: protein MKIQKEIDFILAVDALKNVQRRNYNADDSRRENTAEHSWQIIILAQILFPYAKNRADIDLLRVIRMLSIHDLVEIEAGDTFLFDEAGMVGKFEREKVSAQNIFGILDEPLRTEFFNLWLEFEEEKTPDAIFACAIDRIMPFILNSHTSGKSWTEAGVTEKQIRNMLENAISRASDEMGEAFQTLLNLSLETEKVLR, encoded by the coding sequence ATGAAGATACAGAAGGAAATAGATTTTATTCTGGCGGTAGATGCCTTAAAAAATGTACAGAGAAGAAATTACAATGCAGATGATTCCAGAAGGGAAAACACCGCGGAACATTCATGGCAGATTATTATTCTGGCTCAGATTCTTTTCCCTTATGCCAAGAACAGGGCAGATATTGATCTTTTGAGAGTGATCAGGATGTTGTCTATTCATGATTTGGTAGAAATTGAAGCCGGAGATACTTTTCTTTTTGATGAAGCCGGAATGGTGGGCAAATTTGAAAGAGAAAAGGTATCTGCCCAAAATATATTCGGAATTTTAGATGAACCTTTAAGAACTGAGTTTTTCAATCTTTGGCTTGAATTTGAAGAAGAAAAAACTCCGGATGCTATTTTTGCCTGCGCTATCGACCGGATTATGCCTTTTATCCTTAATTCTCATACTTCCGGAAAAAGTTGGACTGAAGCTGGTGTTACCGAAAAACAAATCAGAAATATGCTGGAGAATGCAATCAGCAGAGCTTCAGATGAAATGGGAGAGGCTTTCCAAACATTATTGAATTTGAGCTTGGAAACTGAAAAGGTGTTGAGGTAA
- a CDS encoding PspC domain-containing protein encodes MNKTLSIGLAGFSFTIEEHAYIKLSDYLNALRSSLEASEADEVMHDIEIRMVEIFKDSLGKREVINDSDVEKVIAQIGTPEKIEEQEEAYYSEKNSSKKSNSGAGYSDKKQLFRDPEKQKIAGVCAGLAQYVGMDITAMRAIWLGVFVLGAFTAAVSSSLVFLLYVILWAVLPKAESAADFLKMQGKPMNFDNLKNESNKLVQFANESTQRVGEIFIENKPYINNASSGIWNVIRYVLGGIFAFISISCLIGVFVVFGFMGADSDFPPISEMNFYFDNDSMKYVIMALITLGSLLPAMLFGLISIKLISPKTKLRNTGWVIGALFLALIALGTYFGFSMAKKEMFLKGHKEDTEEIAISTKSDTLYVDVKQITIPSNFKGYDDDLYSDKVSVYKRDWVHVEVTRKANIPTPYLIIKKEAKGYNLPLNVNIPVEIVNNKVILPNYIKYPYEHRFRDYNIDYELVIPSKAIVIPVKKDGIDFDGDLNGDGINDNDQDRDEDGNIRIEKNKITVNGSTIEYSSDDDDSDSIIINGKKVPSNQADQIIDSMKSNIKHMKGKNVDIKVNEGKNEISIKTK; translated from the coding sequence ATGAACAAAACACTCTCAATAGGACTCGCAGGTTTTTCTTTTACCATAGAAGAGCATGCATATATCAAGCTTAGCGATTACCTGAACGCACTGAGAAGCTCTCTGGAAGCTTCGGAAGCCGATGAGGTAATGCATGACATAGAAATCAGAATGGTAGAAATCTTCAAAGATTCTTTGGGAAAACGTGAAGTCATCAATGATTCTGATGTAGAGAAGGTAATTGCACAAATTGGAACACCGGAAAAAATTGAAGAACAGGAAGAAGCTTATTATTCTGAAAAAAACTCTTCGAAAAAAAGCAACTCAGGAGCAGGATACAGCGACAAAAAACAATTATTCCGTGATCCTGAAAAGCAGAAAATTGCCGGAGTATGTGCAGGTTTAGCACAATATGTAGGAATGGACATTACGGCAATGAGAGCGATCTGGCTTGGAGTTTTTGTCTTAGGAGCTTTCACAGCAGCCGTTTCTTCCTCTTTAGTTTTCTTACTTTACGTTATCCTTTGGGCCGTTTTACCAAAAGCTGAATCTGCGGCAGATTTCCTGAAAATGCAGGGAAAGCCTATGAACTTCGACAATCTTAAGAATGAGTCTAATAAATTGGTACAATTCGCCAATGAATCTACTCAGAGGGTCGGAGAAATATTCATCGAAAACAAGCCTTACATCAATAACGCAAGCAGCGGAATCTGGAATGTGATCCGTTACGTGTTAGGAGGAATCTTCGCATTCATCTCTATTTCTTGCTTAATCGGAGTCTTTGTAGTGTTCGGTTTCATGGGCGCAGACAGTGACTTCCCTCCGATCAGCGAAATGAATTTCTATTTCGATAATGACAGCATGAAATACGTGATCATGGCCTTAATTACATTAGGAAGTTTACTGCCCGCCATGTTATTTGGATTGATAAGTATTAAATTAATTTCACCTAAAACAAAATTAAGAAATACAGGTTGGGTTATCGGCGCATTATTCCTTGCCCTGATTGCTTTGGGTACGTACTTCGGATTCAGTATGGCGAAAAAAGAGATGTTCCTGAAAGGCCATAAAGAAGATACGGAAGAAATTGCGATCAGTACAAAATCTGATACTTTGTATGTAGATGTAAAACAGATCACGATTCCTTCCAACTTTAAAGGATATGATGATGATCTTTATTCTGATAAAGTATCTGTATACAAAAGAGATTGGGTACATGTAGAAGTTACCAGAAAAGCGAATATTCCTACACCTTATTTAATTATTAAAAAAGAAGCGAAGGGATATAATCTTCCACTAAACGTGAATATTCCGGTAGAAATTGTAAACAACAAAGTCATTCTTCCAAACTACATCAAGTATCCTTACGAGCACCGTTTCAGAGATTATAATATTGATTATGAATTGGTCATTCCTTCAAAAGCAATCGTAATACCTGTAAAGAAAGACGGAATTGATTTCGATGGAGATCTGAACGGAGACGGAATCAACGATAATGATCAGGACAGAGATGAAGACGGTAACATAAGAATTGAAAAAAACAAGATCACCGTAAATGGTTCTACGATTGAGTACAGTTCTGATGACGACGACAGCGACAGCATCATTATTAACGGGAAAAAAGTTCCGAGCAACCAGGCAGATCAGATAATTGATTCTATGAAAAGCAACATTAAACATATGAAAGGCAAAAATGTAGACATCAAAGTAAACGAAGGTAAAAACGAAATTTCTATAAAGACCAAATAA
- a CDS encoding XAC2610-related protein, with amino-acid sequence MTYFKFLLPLLLAGTSVFAQYKIELKNISPNYQAKISMEDCSGDECRGEATIELINNATKKVQNFTSGNFTFYIKDQPAPVKGQLSTVTFDALMESPVIIDDFNFDGTEDVAIRNGSLGNYGAPSYDVYVYNMTQKKFVPSKELTELASNYLGFFEVDPERKRLIVYGKSGAAFHYTAEYAVVPGKGLLRVFEVEEDASGGEKVKVTKKELINHKWIKTVKNYPIEEYYK; translated from the coding sequence ATGACTTATTTTAAATTTTTATTACCCCTGTTGCTGGCCGGAACTTCGGTTTTTGCTCAATATAAAATAGAATTAAAAAATATCTCGCCCAATTATCAGGCAAAGATCAGCATGGAAGACTGCTCTGGTGATGAATGCCGCGGAGAAGCAACTATTGAACTGATCAATAATGCAACAAAGAAAGTGCAGAACTTTACTTCAGGTAATTTTACTTTCTATATAAAAGATCAGCCGGCTCCCGTGAAGGGGCAGTTATCAACTGTTACCTTTGATGCATTAATGGAAAGTCCTGTTATTATCGACGATTTTAATTTTGACGGTACAGAAGATGTTGCGATACGAAATGGCAGTTTAGGAAATTACGGTGCACCTTCTTATGATGTCTATGTGTATAATATGACTCAAAAGAAGTTTGTTCCGAGCAAAGAACTTACAGAGCTTGCGAGTAATTATCTCGGATTTTTTGAGGTTGATCCTGAAAGAAAGCGTTTGATTGTTTACGGAAAATCCGGTGCCGCATTTCATTATACCGCAGAATATGCGGTAGTTCCGGGGAAGGGATTACTGAGAGTATTTGAAGTGGAAGAAGATGCAAGCGGTGGCGAAAAAGTAAAAGTAACCAAAAAAGAACTTATTAATCATAAATGGATAAAAACGGTTAAAAATTATCCCATTGAAGAATATTATAAATAA